The genomic interval GGAGCGCGTCGAGCACGCCCTGGACGACGCCTGCGGATATCCGGTGGTGTCGATGACGACGTTGTGTAGTAGTCGGGACCTTCTTCCCTACCGGCAATCCCGCGCGGCGGCGACTGTAGACGGCGTTCCCGCGGCCGCGCCGCGGAGACGAACTGTCGAGGGCGAACCAGCCTGTTTGGGAAAGGCGGAAATCCACAGTGGCACGTGATCTGACGCAGTGGCAGATTCTCACCGAACTCGAGCCCGTGGCCGGACAGGCGCTGGACCGGCACCTGTCCATGGCGCGGGACTGGCATCCCCACGACTACATCCCGTGGGACGACGGCCGCAACTTCGCGATGCTCGGCGGCACCGATTGGGAGCCCGGACAATCCCGGCTGCCGGAGGTCGCGAAGGCAGCCCTGGTCACCAATCTGCTCACCGAGGACAACCTGCCCTCTTACCATCGCGAGATCAGCGCGAACTTCTCCCCCGACGGCGCGTGGGGAACGTGGGTCGGCCGCTGGACCGCCGAGGAAGCCCGCCACTCCATCGTCCTGCGCGACTACCTGGTGGTCACCCGCGGCGTCGACCCCGTCGCCTTGGAGAACGCCCGCATGGCCCACATGACCACCGGCTTCCACACCCCGGTCGAGCAGGGCGACGCCGGGTCGTCCGGCTTCCTCTTTTCGATCGCCTACGTCTCGTTCCAGGAACTCGCGACCCGGATCAGCCACCGCAACACCGCTTCCGCGTGCGATGACCCGATTGCCGACCGCATGCTGCAACGGGTCGCACTGGACGAGAACCTCCACATGATCTTCTACCGCACGATGTGCGGCGCGGCCCTGGACCTCGTCCCCGACCAGGCGATGGAGGCGATCGACCTGATCGTGCGCAACTTCCGCATGCCCGGTGCCGGGATGCCCAACTTCCGCCGCAACGGCGTGCTCATGGCCAAACACGGTATCTACGATCTGCGGCAGCACCTGGAAGAAGTCCTCCAGCCCGTCATTCGCCACTGGAACATATTGGATCGCAACGATTTCGGGCCTCGCGGCGAACAGGCCCGCGAACGGCTCGCCGATTACCTCAGCGATCTGGAAACCGTACAGGTACCCAGGTTCGAGGAACACCGCGACCGCGCCCTCGCGCGTGCACGAGCCTGAAAGATCGCAGGCTCGACGACGGACAGGCGGACCGCTTCGTCACACACACCCACGCGCGTGATGCCCTCCGCGCGTCGGCCCGGGACTCTCCGGCGAAACTACGCAACACCGCCTCGATGTGCTATACGTCCGTATGGGTGCAGTGCGAGTCGGTACCTCCGGGGGACCCGTGCGATCGATGGCGTCCTCCGGTTGTCGTGTCCGGTCCAGCGAGAAGAGGTGTGTGGTGAAGATCAGCGGCATCAAGGTGTTCGCGGCAAGTTGCGCGACGTGCGTAGCAGTTCTCTCCGGCGCGGGTGTCGCCGCGGCCGAGACCGAACCGGCATCTCCGGTACAGAGCCCGGTGACCCTGGAGAGTTACCTGCACCAGTTCATCGCGAATGTCCCCATCGGCAGCGGCAGCTGGTGTTCGTTCCACGAAGGGCCGTGTGAGCGGTAGTTCGTCCCGGCGAGGCCGCCGCCTCACGGCCGCGGCCTTGCTGGCCGATCCCGCGCGGTGAACGCGTCACGCAGCGAGGGGCGACAATTCCGGTCGCGAGCGGACCCCGCCGCGCCTTGTGGCGCACCGATTTCGCTATTCTCACCCGACAACCGTCCTATGCGGCCATCCAGCGCGCGGAGAGCCTTCTCACCCAAGAGTTTTCGCGTTGCGATCGTGGGTAGCCAGGCGGTATCCCGAGGTTGCGGAGAGGGCGGGTGGAGGATGAGGGCGCCCCTGGGGCCGATCGGCGAGGATCCGGCACACGACGCGGAATTCGATCTCGAGGACACCGCGCTGTGGCAGATCCGGGAGGCGGTACGCGCGCTGCTCGCTCCCCGGACCGGTGTCGTGGTCGAAGACGCGGTGCTGGTCGCCGACGAACTGGTCACCAACGCGATCGAACACGGGCAGCCGCCGCGGCGAGTCCGGTTCCGTGTGCAACCACGCCCGCAGCGGCTGCGAGTCGAAGTCGACGACTGCGGACCCGGCGTGCCCTACCTGCGCACAGCCGATGACAGCGGTGGGCGCGGTATGACCGTCATCGACAGCTTGGCCACCGAGTGGGGCGTGATCGACTACACCAGGTTCAAGACCGTGTGGGCCGAGCTGCCGCTGGATCGCCCCCGCGTTCCCCCCATGTCCACCATGCCACCGACCGACCAGCCCTGAGGGTTACCCAGCCCGGCCGACCGGACCGCGGTGTGAGACGGACGCGAGTCAGGCGGCGAGAGCCTGCTCGACGCTGTGATAAAGCGCCAGGACCTCCTCCAGTCCCGACAGCTCGAGCGGTCGGATGACCGGGCGGTTGGCGTCGACGACCACACGTAAGGGTTCGCGACGGTTCTCGGCCTCCCTACTGGTCGCGGCGAGAGCCTGCAAACCCGCCGCCCCGAAGTGCTCTACGCCGGTCAGATCCACGACGCAGAATCCCGCACGGGTGCGATCCAGCCCCTCGCGAACCGACGCCGCCATGCGCCCCGCGCTCTCGGCGTCGACCTCGCCCTCGACGGTCACCACCGCTACCGCGCCGACCATCCGAACCTCGACCCGCAACACCGACGAGGTCGATTCCCGCTCACCTTCATTCACCCCAGGACCTTATCCGGCCCGCTCGCTGTGATCGCGCTGTGTGAAGTAGGCGCATCGAACATGCACGGCCGGGTGCTCCCTGCGCCAGCCGCTGCCTACCCCGAATCCGAGGGCGGGCATCGCTGTGGCCAGCGATTATCAGTGGCTCGATGGTGTGGGTGTGCGAGCAGGGAGGGATGACATTCTCAGCGGTTTCGTGGCTACCGCGCGGGCGTCGTCGAGACTGAGTCCGAACATGCGCAGCAGATTGACGGCGAGGGTGTCTGCGAGGGAGTCGATGTCGGTGCTGGGGTCGGTGACGAGAAGCTGGAGGCAGCCGAGTAACGAACCGGCAGTGCAGGCGAGTGCGGCGGGGTAGTCGCTGATGGTCAGGCGGCCGGCGTCGCCCGCTCGCCGCAGGTCTCGCAGCGCGCGGGGCGCGAGGCCCTGATCCGGCGACATCAGTCGGAAACCGATGGTCAGCAAAGTTCCGGTGAGCTGCGCGTGGGTCTTGGTCAGGTGCATCGTCATGCGGATGCCGTTGGCGAAAATCTCCGCCGGATCCTCGATTCCCGCTGAGGCCTGGTCGAACAATTCTCCGTATCTGTCGAGGGTCTCGGCGATGGCAGCTTCGAACAGTTCCGCCTTGCTGGCGAAGTGGTTGTAGAACGAGCCCACGCCCACGTCCGCGCGGTCGGCGATCTGCTGCACGCTGGCATCGAGACCACCCGGGCCGGCCAACAGCTCGGCCGCGGCCGATATCAGCGCCGCCCGTGTTCGTGCCCGTTTGCGTTCGACGCGATTCGAGCGTCGCGCAGGAGAATTCACGGGACAGGTCCTTCCTCAACTCTGAATGTCACTCCAACTCTGAATATTGTTGACGGAGGATCCCATCATTGCTGAACATTTCCTCAGCGTTCAAGGAGGGTGGTGATGACAGTGTCCGCATACGACGATCCGCACGTCGATCTGCACAGGGCGCAGGGCGCGCTCACTGTGCGCGCCACTGTACGTGGTCATCGGCCCAGCAATTATCAGGAGAGACATGCCCACAACACGCGTCACCGTGGTCACCGGGGCCTCCTCGGGAATAGGCCGGGCCACCGCGGCGGCCCTGGCCGACCACGGTTTCCAGGTGATCGGGACCAGCCGTAACCCGGACACGATCCCGGACACAGACCGCCTGCCGGGCATCGACTACCGGGCCTTGGACCTGACCGACCACGACTCCCTCGAACAGTTCGTCTCGACGCTGGATACTGTCGACGTCCTGGTCAACAACGCCGGCGAAAGCCAAGCCGGACCGCTGGCCGACCTGCCCGGCGACGCCGTAGCCCGACTGTTCCAGCTCAACGTGCTCGGCCCGATCGCACTCACCCGGGCGTTACTACCCGGCATGCGCCAGCGCGGTACCGGGCGGGTGGTGATGGTCGGCTCGATGCTGGCCAGCTTCCCGCTGCCCTACCGCTCCTCCTACGTCGCCACCAAAGCCGCACTACGCGGATTCGCCACCGCGGCACGATTCGAGGAATCGCCCTACGGCATCTGGCTCACCACCGTCGAACCGGGACAGGTCGATTCCGGACTCCGCGAACGACGCACGAAATACCTCGCCGACGGCTCGCCACACACCACGGAATTCCAGCGCTTCATGACAGAACTCGACCGCAAACAAGCCGCGGGCATCACACCGGACCGGGTCGCACGCACGATACTCACCGCTGTCACGGCACCACGCCCCCGCCCGCTCTACGCCATCGGCAGCAACGCACCTGCCGCCTACGCACTCCAGCGCGTACTCCCCCGCAGCCTGATGGAACGCCTCACCGCCCGCACCTACGGACTACACCGCTGACCACCCAGGTCCCACCCGCCCGCGAGCCGGGCTCGACACTCGGCTTCGCCGTGGTCGGCTTCCGTGTTCTCGTCGATTTTCGGTTGCCGCCAGCTCGATCCGCGACCGGCAAGCAACCGACTCGATGGCGGTCCATTCGGGATTGCGGCCCAACAATCCGAGTCTGCCCACGCCGCGACGAACTCGTTCCGGTCCGGTGATTGGGCTCGGGTCAGAGCCGCTCGCGCCGGTCGGCGGGTCCGTCGGGTCGCGTCGGTGAGTCGAGCGCCATCACCGTGTCCCACCAGCGATCGAGGGAGCTGGGCACGGGCCAGTGCACCACTATCGGGCTGCCGGAGGTGGAGAACACCGCAGGTTCGTCGGGAGGTTCGGGATCGTCGTGCATGGTGTGCTCCTGTTCCGGCTACCGGCGCCGAGCCCTGCCGTACGTTGCGGGCGGCGAGCTCGACGTGGTGTGAATACACAGCGTGACTACCCGCGCCCGGGAGCCCGAAAAGTGCCGTCCCATCCGGAAAACGAATGGTTTTCATCCACTTTGCGCACCGGCGGTGGCTGCGGCATCAGATGTCCCACGACCCCGGTGTCGCCGGCGAGCACTCCGGCGGGCGACCGCCCGTAATGGCGGCGGTACATCGCGGCGAATCGGCCGGGATGCGCGAACCCCCATTCGGCGGCGATCGCGGTGACCGTGGCGCGATCGCCGGACGTGGTCGCGACGAGCTGTTCGTGAGCGCCGTGCAGCCGCAGCCGCCGCAGATACGCCATCGGCGTGGTGTCCAAGTGCCGGCGGAACGCCAACTGCAGAGCGCGGACGGTGACGAAGGCGGCTGCGGCGATATCCGCGACGGCGATATCGTCGCGCACGTGGGTTTCCATGTAGGACAACGCGCGTCGCACGGTGCCGGGGTGGGCGTCGTGGCGGTCACCGGTGGTGTCCGCGGTGACCGCGGTATTGGGGAACGCGGTGAGCACACTCGCCGCCAGGTAGTGAGTCGCGGACGCGGCGATCAACGGCGGGACACCGTCGGGGTATCGGGTGGCCATTTCGCGCAGATGGGTGAGGGTATCGATCAGCGCATGGCACGCGGCGTCGGACACCGGGCGGTGCCCGGTCAACCGCACCGGCGCGCTACCAGCGGCCGTGGACGCCAGCCGCTCGATTTCGGTGGGTTCGAGCATGGTGATGGTGTAGCGAGCGTCGTGGACGACACCGGAGTACGGCAGATCGGGCGGAGTCGGTATCCCGAGTTCCCCCGGCCCGAAGGTGTAGGCGGTCTCGCCCGGAGTAGTGGTCTCGATCCGGCCGGACTCCACTACGCACAGACAGATCTTGCCGAGCGGGTCGGCGTCGTAGACCATGTCGAACGCGAGATCCACTCGATCGAGAGTGACCGTGCCGAACGATTCCCGGGTGATCCGACTGGACACCGGCGCAGCGCGCGGACCGCGTCCGATCCGCATCGTCGTGTAGTGCTTGTTCAAGAACTGCTCGGTCGCATCCAAGTACCTGCTGTGGAATTCCACAGTAGCCATGAGCGGCCCTCCCGCGTATCCAGGACTGCCCACGTGCCCGCAGTGATTCGGGGCAGAGCAGAACCTACCGTGCAGGCACACTGCTGAACCCGTGGCTTCCTATCATGCCCGGTGCCGCGGAGTTCTTCGCTTTCTGGACCGGGCACGGGTCAAGTCTGCGCCAACCGCACGGCGGACGGCCGGTGCGCCTGACAGACTCGATCTTGGATCATCGGTTGAACAACCAGCCGGCTCCTTCCCGCCCAGAGCTGCCGGAGGCGACACGTTGACGATCGACATTTCGGTACCCGCCCGTAGACGGCGAGGGGCCGACGCCTACGACGGCATCGACTCGGCGCTGCACGAGCTGGCCGCCTTGGCACCCGACGCCGAGCGGCGCACCGTGCTGCGTGATGACATCGTGCGGCGGTGCCTCCCGCTGGCCGACCACATCGCCCGCCGGTACAGCGGTCGCGGCGAGTCCTATGACGACCTGTACCAGGTAGCGAGCGTGGGACTGGTACTGGCCGTCGACCGGTTCGACCCGGCTCGCGGGCAATCGTTTCTCGCCTTCGCCGTGCCCACCATGATGGGTGAAGTCCGGCGGCATTTCCGCGACCACACCTGGGCGCTGCGAGTGCCACGACGCATCAAGGAGATTCAGCAGCGTACCGGACCGGCGATCGAGGCGCTGTCCCAGCGTTTGGGCCGGGCTCCCCGTGCGGTGGAGCTGGCGATCGAACTCGGCGTCGACCTGAACGAGACCGTACAGGCGCTGCTGGCGACGAATGCTTACCGCACCGACTCGTTGCAGCACCCCGGCGACGGGTCGGACGACAGCGCGGTACCGGTCGTCGAAACCATCGGCGCCGACGATCCGAAATACCTATTGACCGAGCAGGCGCTCACCGCCGGGCCCCTGCTCGACGATCTGCCCGACGAGCGTAAGCGCCTGCTGTATCTACGCTTCTTCCGCGGGCAGACACAATCGGAAATCGCCCGGCAATTCGGGGTGTCGCAAATGCAGATTTCCCGGTTGCTCACCCAGACCCTGTCAGGTCTCCACCGGCAAGTGTACGACCAGCCGCAATGACGGATTTCCCGGGTCCCGCACGTTCGCACTGCTCAGAACGGCCACCACGGCCGACATCACGCACTATATGGCCGACTGCCGGGCCGATCGAATTACTTCATTGGAAGATTGGACCGAGTGAGGCGAACCGACGTGACACCCTTCCCTCGGGGTAGAACCTGGAGAGGTACTTCCTGCGGGCGGTAAGATCGGAACGCATCGCGGCGGGAAGTTCGAATGAATCAGCCCGCATCGGCAGCAAGCTTGGTGCGAACACCTCGTGTACCAGCACTCGCTGCTCGGTTGAGAAGACGATCTCGTAGACTCGGCCCGCGGAACCCGCTGGTAGCGCCCCGAAGGCGTCGCGCGTGATGCCTGCTCGGAAGATGCGGCGGCGTTCGTAGAGACCCATGCGACGGGTGTGCAGACCGAACGGGACCCCCTCGGCCGGTATGAGGCTGCCCTGGTCGCATTGCCGATAGGTGATCAGATTCTCGCTGACGATCGCACCCGTATGGTCGCGGAGCTTGGATCGACGCACCGCCACCGGCTCGTCGTCACTGAACACTTGGTGTCTCTCAGGGCAATCGTCGACGGTTGTCGACCGGACCTGTACTGGTTCCGCCGTGATCGGGGATCCGGCCAAAACTTGAAGAAGCAACGTAGTGGAACCATCGGTGGTCAGTATCAGCTCGGTGATGAGAGGAAAATCAGAATACGGGTCCAGTATCGGATACCGCTGGCTCCCGACGAGTTCTTTGTACCATCCGTCGAACATCGAAACCTCTGCAATTACCCTGCGCCCTCGCGCTGCGGTCGATGTGACGATTCTCTCGAATACCCAGCCCCAGACATCGGTAGGGCAGCGCTACTCGCTTAGGTAGGTGCCGAACGCGAGGGTGTCGGTTCGCGGCTGCGCCGGACCCCGAGCCCGCCGACCGAGCACTCAGCGGCACAGGGTTGTTATTGTCGGCGGAGCGAAAGAGGACCGGGCGAAGAAGCGGCAGAGCCGTCGTAGTCGGCGCGCAGCGAAACCAACCGATGTGGAGGAAGCCCGTGAACATCCCCGATCGACTTGTCCCGATCTATCTCCGAGCCATCCGTAAGAACGCGCCCTTTTTTACCGCCGAGGGTGCCGCGGCGGAAATACAGAACCAGGCACTGCGGCCCACGTCATACAATCCACCGGCGAGACTCCGCCCCGATGTCACCATCAGCGTGAGACGAGAGGAGGAGTACCCGATCTACACCGTGACGCCCAAGCTGACCACACCCACCGGCAGCGTTCTCTACACACACGGTGGGGGCTGGGTCCACGACATCAGTCCCGAGCATTGGGCGTTGGTCGCGCAGATCGCCGCAGAAGCGAGCGTGACGGTCACCGTCCCGATCTACAAGCTGTTGCCCTACGGAGACGCCGCCCAGGCGAACGAACTCATTCTCCGGCTCTTCCACGATCTGAAGAGCCAACAGAGCGATGTGCGACTTGCCGGCGACTCCGCGGGCGGCCAGATCACACTCTCCGCCGCGCTCGCCCTTCGCGACCAAGGCGTCGAAGACATTCACACCGTCCTCATCTCCCCGGCGCTGGAGCTGACGCTGTCGAACCCGAGGATTCCCGCAGTGCTCCCCACCGACCCTTGGCTCGGGGTCGACGGGACACGCGTGCTGGCCGAGAACTGGGCAGGAGACCTCCCGATCGACGACCCGAAAGTCAGCCCGCTCCTCGGCGACCTGCAAGGCCTCGGCCCGATGCTGCTCTTCTCGGGCACTCATGACGTCCTCAACCCCGACGCGCACCTTCTTGTCGACAAGGCTCGCGCGGCGGGCGTCGATGTGACCTTCATCGAGCGTCCCGACGCCGTCCATGTCTTCCCGCTACTTCCGACGCGCAGTGCGAAAGCCGCTCGCGAGCGCATCGTGGCAGCCCTCCGCCCCTGACGCGAAGCAGACGCCCGCCAGGTATGGGGCCACCCCAGAGACCTCACCGACGCCGTCTGCGAAGAGCGGACACCCGATGTGGCGCCGGCCCCGAAGACAGATCCTCGCCCGGCGCACAGCATGCGCGGGTCAGCAGTTGCGTGCACATGCACGGCGAAGCGAGATTCGCTTGCGGAGCAGGCGCGGCGCCATCAGGTTGGCGAGGACCCGCGGCGGGAGGGGCGACGACCTCGGTCCAGGGATCGCCCAGCGAGCGGAATCGCGCTGTGCTCGCGCGTATTTCGATGAATACGATGGGTCGTACGTCCATGCCGCCGCCTCCGCCGCCGCCCTAGGCAACCCTGTCGGCGGCCCATTCGCGGCCGAGTCCGCCACCGAAGCCGAATCCGGCGGGCCACCGGCACGATCGTCACTCCGTTTGCGGTGATCGGATCACCGACAACCGTGGCTACTCGGGCGTGTTCGCCGAGGCTGGTGCCGCTCGGCAGGACGCGTGCTTGCCGTATCCGCACGCGGGAAGGGGATGCCGAGGTTGGGGCATGATGCCTACTCCCGGTGTCGAAGTGAAGCGGGAAGGCACTGGTGCCCCGTCTCGACCACCAGCAGGCCGAGTATCGCGTCGGCGGTGATTCCACCGTTCGATCGGCCGTCGCCCTGACCGTCCACTCCGGGTCAGAGCTGCGTCAGGGCAGCCAGCAGGGCCAGCGCGGGGAACACCCCCTGCACGGCGGCGGCCCGCACGAAGCGACGGTCTTTGGCAACCAGCACGACCGCGGCGGCGAGCATCGAACCGCAACTCATCAACAGCAGCGCCCAGCCCGCCGAAGGCCGACTCCGGAGCAGCCCGACACCGGCGAAGGCCCCGACAGCGAGGAACAGGTTGTAGAAACCCTGGTTGAATGCCCAATTCCGGACCGCGGCCAGATCGGTGTCGGCCACGCGGAAGGTCCGCCGATAGATTGCGGGATCGGCGAAGCGGACGGATTCGAGCACGAAGATGAAACAATGCACCAGCGCCGCCACAGCGGCCGAAATCTGCACGATCGTGAGCACGGCATCCTCCTCACAGACTCCGCCACACCACCATCCGATAACACTCGGCATCCGCAGTATTCAATTCCTCAGAGTCTCCTCCTGTGACGCAACGGTAGAGTCACCGGTCTTCGGATACAGCTTCAGCAGCTCCCGGATTTGCGGTCCGACCGCATCCACGATCGATCCCTTGGCAGGACGCTCGTATTTCGGTGGCCTGCCGCCCGGCCGGTTGTTGAGACACTGGGACGGTGACTACTGCCGATTCCA from Nocardia wallacei carries:
- a CDS encoding acyl-ACP desaturase gives rise to the protein MARDLTQWQILTELEPVAGQALDRHLSMARDWHPHDYIPWDDGRNFAMLGGTDWEPGQSRLPEVAKAALVTNLLTEDNLPSYHREISANFSPDGAWGTWVGRWTAEEARHSIVLRDYLVVTRGVDPVALENARMAHMTTGFHTPVEQGDAGSSGFLFSIAYVSFQELATRISHRNTASACDDPIADRMLQRVALDENLHMIFYRTMCGAALDLVPDQAMEAIDLIVRNFRMPGAGMPNFRRNGVLMAKHGIYDLRQHLEEVLQPVIRHWNILDRNDFGPRGEQARERLADYLSDLETVQVPRFEEHRDRALARARA
- a CDS encoding ATP-binding protein; this translates as MRAPLGPIGEDPAHDAEFDLEDTALWQIREAVRALLAPRTGVVVEDAVLVADELVTNAIEHGQPPRRVRFRVQPRPQRLRVEVDDCGPGVPYLRTADDSGGRGMTVIDSLATEWGVIDYTRFKTVWAELPLDRPRVPPMSTMPPTDQP
- a CDS encoding anti-sigma factor antagonist (This anti-anti-sigma factor, or anti-sigma factor antagonist, belongs to a family that includes characterized members SpoIIAA, RsbV, RsfA, and RsfB.), coding for MNEGERESTSSVLRVEVRMVGAVAVVTVEGEVDAESAGRMAASVREGLDRTRAGFCVVDLTGVEHFGAAGLQALAATSREAENRREPLRVVVDANRPVIRPLELSGLEEVLALYHSVEQALAA
- a CDS encoding TetR/AcrR family transcriptional regulator yields the protein MNSPARRSNRVERKRARTRAALISAAAELLAGPGGLDASVQQIADRADVGVGSFYNHFASKAELFEAAIAETLDRYGELFDQASAGIEDPAEIFANGIRMTMHLTKTHAQLTGTLLTIGFRLMSPDQGLAPRALRDLRRAGDAGRLTISDYPAALACTAGSLLGCLQLLVTDPSTDIDSLADTLAVNLLRMFGLSLDDARAVATKPLRMSSLPARTPTPSSH
- a CDS encoding SDR family oxidoreductase codes for the protein MPTTRVTVVTGASSGIGRATAAALADHGFQVIGTSRNPDTIPDTDRLPGIDYRALDLTDHDSLEQFVSTLDTVDVLVNNAGESQAGPLADLPGDAVARLFQLNVLGPIALTRALLPGMRQRGTGRVVMVGSMLASFPLPYRSSYVATKAALRGFATAARFEESPYGIWLTTVEPGQVDSGLRERRTKYLADGSPHTTEFQRFMTELDRKQAAGITPDRVARTILTAVTAPRPRPLYAIGSNAPAAYALQRVLPRSLMERLTARTYGLHR
- a CDS encoding helix-turn-helix domain-containing protein, producing the protein MATVEFHSRYLDATEQFLNKHYTTMRIGRGPRAAPVSSRITRESFGTVTLDRVDLAFDMVYDADPLGKICLCVVESGRIETTTPGETAYTFGPGELGIPTPPDLPYSGVVHDARYTITMLEPTEIERLASTAAGSAPVRLTGHRPVSDAACHALIDTLTHLREMATRYPDGVPPLIAASATHYLAASVLTAFPNTAVTADTTGDRHDAHPGTVRRALSYMETHVRDDIAVADIAAAAFVTVRALQLAFRRHLDTTPMAYLRRLRLHGAHEQLVATTSGDRATVTAIAAEWGFAHPGRFAAMYRRHYGRSPAGVLAGDTGVVGHLMPQPPPVRKVDENHSFSGWDGTFRAPGRG
- a CDS encoding SigB/SigF/SigG family RNA polymerase sigma factor, producing MTIDISVPARRRRGADAYDGIDSALHELAALAPDAERRTVLRDDIVRRCLPLADHIARRYSGRGESYDDLYQVASVGLVLAVDRFDPARGQSFLAFAVPTMMGEVRRHFRDHTWALRVPRRIKEIQQRTGPAIEALSQRLGRAPRAVELAIELGVDLNETVQALLATNAYRTDSLQHPGDGSDDSAVPVVETIGADDPKYLLTEQALTAGPLLDDLPDERKRLLYLRFFRGQTQSEIARQFGVSQMQISRLLTQTLSGLHRQVYDQPQ
- a CDS encoding alpha/beta hydrolase fold domain-containing protein is translated as MNIPDRLVPIYLRAIRKNAPFFTAEGAAAEIQNQALRPTSYNPPARLRPDVTISVRREEEYPIYTVTPKLTTPTGSVLYTHGGGWVHDISPEHWALVAQIAAEASVTVTVPIYKLLPYGDAAQANELILRLFHDLKSQQSDVRLAGDSAGGQITLSAALALRDQGVEDIHTVLISPALELTLSNPRIPAVLPTDPWLGVDGTRVLAENWAGDLPIDDPKVSPLLGDLQGLGPMLLFSGTHDVLNPDAHLLVDKARAAGVDVTFIERPDAVHVFPLLPTRSAKAARERIVAALRP
- a CDS encoding DUF1304 domain-containing protein, whose product is MLTIVQISAAVAALVHCFIFVLESVRFADPAIYRRTFRVADTDLAAVRNWAFNQGFYNLFLAVGAFAGVGLLRSRPSAGWALLLMSCGSMLAAAVVLVAKDRRFVRAAAVQGVFPALALLAALTQL